Proteins co-encoded in one Centroberyx gerrardi isolate f3 chromosome 18, fCenGer3.hap1.cur.20231027, whole genome shotgun sequence genomic window:
- the sytl3 gene encoding synaptotagmin-like protein 3 isoform X1: MIRDCCVEMDLSLLQALERERVLEVLQRDKLLRTIEDERIRRMKYELQELRRKGAKSFARQYGERTCARCQRPLGKFWNSGAVCRGCSHRICSKCRVGVGAVEWKCTVCHAYREVKIRSGEWFLEEREKKFPVTPDRHETVGEKLLKSYNVLSHISVVPPTPPPHFDGSMLNRSWDLRNSKPFTKSMEDLVVSFTSHIKKISTSQNDVRGDQALLRVDNRGSGNYSGHKSLSDTDISKSTNLTKGPSLPNLFKKSKDSDQEGSSTGAEEEASFSSEYSGGKRGSCSSISTDCSLFESSSVTGELELALAYNTNTSCLQITVSACRNLSYGDTKRRKCHPYVKIYLLPEKTQSSKLKTTVKRNTTDPVYDEVLKYHVERPLLYGRTLQASVWHSGTLKRKVFLGEVLIPLDGWRFEERAFNWYPLCPKRPESPEGGAVEQQRGEMLVRIKLSSKCEASSLSQTHGVNTRPQGNDRLTVLINSAKHLPTKANTSQNTYVKGCLTLRGGRELVQMTPVLRVKPGCEASHQLLFDSLSASELQDSSLTLDLWGQTPPSPSDRLLGAARMDLGSPWQPVLRMPNKWHDISLPVLTSVNSGRT, from the exons atgatcagAGACTGCTGTGTGGAGATGGATCTGAGTTTGCTTCAGgctctggagagagagcgagtgctGGAGGTTCTGCAGAGGGACAAACTTCTGCGTACCATTGAGGACGAGAGAATAAG GAGGATGAAGTacgagctgcaggagctgcggAGGAAAGGCGCCAAGAGCTTTGCCCGGCAGTACGGCGAGCGGACGTGCGCCCGCTGCCAGAGGCCGCTGGGGAAGTTCTGGAACTCGGGCGCCGTTTGCCGAGGCTGCAGCCACCGCATCTGCAGCAAGTGCCGCGTGGGCGTGGGAGCCGTCGAGTGGAAGTGCACCGTCTGCCACGCctacag GGAAGTGAAGATCCGCTCTGGAGAATGGTTCTtggaggaaagggaaaagaaaTTTCCAGTCACTCCAG ACAGGCATGAGACTGTTGGGGAGAAACTGTTAAAGTCCTACAATGTGCTGAG TCATATTTCAGTTGTGCCGCCCACTCCTCCACCTCATTTTGATGGGTCGATGTTGAATAGATCTTGG GATTTAAGAAACTCAAAACCTTTTACCAAGTCTATGGAGGATCTAGTGGTTTCCTTCACCAGTCACATTAAAA AGATTTCCACGTCTCAGAATGATGTGCGAGGAGACCAGGCGCTGCTGAGAGTTGACAACAGAGGATCAGGCAACtactccggccacaagagcctGTCTGACACTGACATCAGCAAATCTACCAAT CTCACCAAAGGCCCCAGTCTTCCCAACCTGTTCAAGAAAAGCAAGGACAGTGACCAGGAGGGCTCCTCCAccggggcggaggaggaggcctCCTTCAGCTCCGAGTACTCCggaggaaagaga ggcagctgcagcagcatcaGTACAGACTGCAGCCTGTTCGAGAGCAGCAGCGTGACCGGGGAGCTGGAGCTGGCCTTGGCCTACAACACCAACACCTCCTGCCTGCAGATCACAGTCAGCGCCTGCAGAAACCTCAGCTACGGAGACACCAAGAGGAGGAAGTGTCACCC GTACGTCAAGATCTACTTGCTGCCGGAGAAGACGCAGAGCAGCAAGCTGAAGACGACGGTGAAGAGAAACACCACCGATCCGGTTTACGATGAAGTCTTAAAA TATCACGTTGAGCGCCCCCTGCTGTACGGGAGGACGCTGCAGGCCTCCGTGTGGCATTCAGGCACCCTGAAAAGAAAGGTGTTCCTCGGGGAGGTCCTCATCCCGCTGGACGGCTGGAGGTTCGAGGAAAGGGCGTTCAACTGGTACCCGCTGTGTCCCAAG CGGCCTGAGAGTCCAGAAGGAGGAGcagtggagcagcagagaggagagatgctGGTCAGGATCAAGCTCAGCTCAAAATGCGAGgcgtcctccctctctcaaacCCATG GGGTTAACACTCGGCCACAGGGCAATGATCGACTAACTGTCCTTATCAACAGTGCCAAACACCTTCCCACTAAAGCAAACACTAGTCAGAACACCTATGTCAAAGG gtgtcTGACTCTAAGGGGAGGCAGAGAGCTCGTCCAGATGACGCCCGTGCTGAGGGTGAAACCGGGTTGCGAGGCGTCCCACCAGCTGCTGTTTGACAGTCTGTCGGCCTCCGAGCTCCAGGACAGCTCTCTCACCCTGGACCTGTGGGGCCAAACCCCCCCCAGCCcctcagacaggctcctgggtGCAGCTCGAATGGACCTGG GGTCGCCATGGCAACCGGTGTTGCGGATGCCCAACAAGTGGCATGACATCAGCCTGCCCGTTCTCACCAGCGTCAACAGCGGGAGAACATGA
- the sytl3 gene encoding synaptotagmin-like protein 3 isoform X2: protein MIRDCCVEMDLSLLQALERERVLEVLQRDKLLRTIEDERIRRMKYELQELRRKGAKSFARQYGERTCARCQRPLGKFWNSGAVCRGCSHRICSKCRVGVGAVEWKCTVCHAYREVKIRSGEWFLEEREKKFPVTPDRHETVGEKLLKSYNVLSHISVVPPTPPPHFDGSMLNRSWDLRNSKPFTKSMEDLVVSFTSHIKKISTSQNDVRGDQALLRVDNRGSGNYSGHKSLSDTDISKSTNLTKGPSLPNLFKKSKDSDQEGSSTGAEEEASFSSEYSGGKRGSCSSISTDCSLFESSSVTGELELALAYNTNTSCLQITVSACRNLSYGDTKRRKCHPYVKIYLLPEKTQSSKLKTTVKRNTTDPVYDEVLKYHVERPLLYGRTLQASVWHSGTLKRKVFLGEVLIPLDGWRFEERAFNWYPLCPKRPESPEGGAVEQQRGEMLVRIKLSSKCEASSLSQTHGV from the exons atgatcagAGACTGCTGTGTGGAGATGGATCTGAGTTTGCTTCAGgctctggagagagagcgagtgctGGAGGTTCTGCAGAGGGACAAACTTCTGCGTACCATTGAGGACGAGAGAATAAG GAGGATGAAGTacgagctgcaggagctgcggAGGAAAGGCGCCAAGAGCTTTGCCCGGCAGTACGGCGAGCGGACGTGCGCCCGCTGCCAGAGGCCGCTGGGGAAGTTCTGGAACTCGGGCGCCGTTTGCCGAGGCTGCAGCCACCGCATCTGCAGCAAGTGCCGCGTGGGCGTGGGAGCCGTCGAGTGGAAGTGCACCGTCTGCCACGCctacag GGAAGTGAAGATCCGCTCTGGAGAATGGTTCTtggaggaaagggaaaagaaaTTTCCAGTCACTCCAG ACAGGCATGAGACTGTTGGGGAGAAACTGTTAAAGTCCTACAATGTGCTGAG TCATATTTCAGTTGTGCCGCCCACTCCTCCACCTCATTTTGATGGGTCGATGTTGAATAGATCTTGG GATTTAAGAAACTCAAAACCTTTTACCAAGTCTATGGAGGATCTAGTGGTTTCCTTCACCAGTCACATTAAAA AGATTTCCACGTCTCAGAATGATGTGCGAGGAGACCAGGCGCTGCTGAGAGTTGACAACAGAGGATCAGGCAACtactccggccacaagagcctGTCTGACACTGACATCAGCAAATCTACCAAT CTCACCAAAGGCCCCAGTCTTCCCAACCTGTTCAAGAAAAGCAAGGACAGTGACCAGGAGGGCTCCTCCAccggggcggaggaggaggcctCCTTCAGCTCCGAGTACTCCggaggaaagaga ggcagctgcagcagcatcaGTACAGACTGCAGCCTGTTCGAGAGCAGCAGCGTGACCGGGGAGCTGGAGCTGGCCTTGGCCTACAACACCAACACCTCCTGCCTGCAGATCACAGTCAGCGCCTGCAGAAACCTCAGCTACGGAGACACCAAGAGGAGGAAGTGTCACCC GTACGTCAAGATCTACTTGCTGCCGGAGAAGACGCAGAGCAGCAAGCTGAAGACGACGGTGAAGAGAAACACCACCGATCCGGTTTACGATGAAGTCTTAAAA TATCACGTTGAGCGCCCCCTGCTGTACGGGAGGACGCTGCAGGCCTCCGTGTGGCATTCAGGCACCCTGAAAAGAAAGGTGTTCCTCGGGGAGGTCCTCATCCCGCTGGACGGCTGGAGGTTCGAGGAAAGGGCGTTCAACTGGTACCCGCTGTGTCCCAAG CGGCCTGAGAGTCCAGAAGGAGGAGcagtggagcagcagagaggagagatgctGGTCAGGATCAAGCTCAGCTCAAAATGCGAGgcgtcctccctctctcaaacCCATG gtgtcTGA